One region of Primulina tabacum isolate GXHZ01 chromosome 1, ASM2559414v2, whole genome shotgun sequence genomic DNA includes:
- the LOC142545436 gene encoding putative E3 ubiquitin-protein ligase LIN-2: protein MDDLLIHLKTCTLEETPVIAVLLLHLNLLTQPQMSNMYRQEAIDGLTVTLGQSLNDEKVQKKCSRALLFLGGCFSSSGKLMTEDRILRLAGFLNGPDWDIADDESYDISFDGRVDSHIEDSEEEKAREKWLVNL, encoded by the exons ATGGATGATCTGCTAATACATCTCAAGACGTGCACACTGGAAGAGACACCTGTCATTGCTGTTCTGCTTCTACATTTGAATCTTCTG aCACAACCACAAATGAGCAACATGTATAGACAGGAGGCCATCGATGGGCTTACAGTCACTCTGGGACAAAGCTTAAATGATGAAAAAGTCCAGAAGAAGTGTTCCAGAGCTCTGTTATTCCTTGGAGGCTGCTTCTCTTCATCTGGGAAACTCATGACAGAGGATCGGATACTTAGACTTGCTGGATTTCTCAATGGTCCTGACTGGGATATTGCTGATGATGAATCTTATGATATATCATTTGATGGAAGAGTTGATTCTCATATCGAAGACAGCGAAGAAGAAAAGGCGAGGGAGAAGTGGCTAGTGAATTTATGA